The genomic segment CCGCGACCGCCGGTTCCGTCCGGGCGATGCCTCGCTCTATGCCTCGCTGCGCGCGAAGAAGGCCGCGCAGGTGAGCCGGTCGGTGCGCGCGGGGCAGGGGCACGTGGCCGACCAGATGGCGGTCTGGGCGCACCTGGCCGAGCGGGCCTCCGAGCTCGAGGTGCACAGCAACACGGGAGCGATGCGCGACGTCTACGCGCGCCACGAGGCGGACATGGCGGCCGCGCGACAGGCTCTGCCCCCCGTGCCGGGCCAGGTGGGCGCCATCGTCTATATAGCGGGACGCTGGGCGGGGCTCGACCTGCTGGCCGGCCCCGGCCTCTTCCGCCGCACCTGGCCGCGCCTCTGTGCGGGCTATGTGGCCGACGCGATTGGCAGGAAAGCCAAGCCCGAGCTGCGGCCGAGCAGCCGCGCCATCCTGACCCGGGTGGGCAAGGGGGAGGCCCAGGCCGCGCCGGCGGTGGGCATGGGCGGCGAATACCGTGTAAGCACAGCGGACCTGGCTGTAGCCACACTGGTAACGCAGCAGCGCGTTGCGCACCTCATGGCCTTCCCGATCGCGCCCTGAGCCACCGGTCCGATGGGCCCGAGTGCGCTCAAAGCAGACGCCGAAGTGTCAGGGAAAGCGACCGCGTGTAATAATTTCCCCCGTGCCTCGCGGGAACCAGCTCGCTCGGCAATGGCGGCTGCTGCAGATGATCCAGCGCCCGGGCGGCGTCTCCATCGACGACGCCGCCCAGGAGCTGGAGTGCACCGCCCGCACCATCTGGCGCGACCTCAGCGCGCTGCAGACCGCCGGCTTCCCGCTCTACGACGACAAGGCCGCCGACGGCCGACGCTCCATCTGGAAGCTCGAAGACAAGTTCACGCTCGGCCTGCCCGTCAAGCTGACGCTGGCCGAGACCGCCGCGCTGGTGATGAGCCGCGACCTCTTGCGCCCGGCTGGCGTGGGCGCGCTCGGCTCCGCGCTGGCGTCCGCGTTCGACAAGATCGGGCGCGTGCTGAGCCGCGATGCCGTCCGCGTGCTGGACCAGATGCGCGAGACCATCGGCGTGCGCGCCGTCGGCGCCAAGCTGCAGGCCCCGGCCGCCGAGCACGTGGCCCTCATCGAGCAGGCGCTCCACGAGCGCCGCCGGCTCGACATGCGCTACTACTCGATGAGCCGCGACGAGGAGACGCGCCGCCAGGTCGACCCCTACCACCTGACGGTCTACGAGGGCGGCTTCTACCTGGTCGGCTACTGTCACCTGCGCAAGACCGAGCGCATCTTCTCGGTCGAGCGCATCCGCGAGCTGAAGCGGCTGGCGACGCGCTTCACGGTGCGCCCCGGCTTCAACGCCCAGGAGTACCTGCAGCACACGTGGGGCATCATCAAGGGCGACATCGTCCCGGTGAAGGTGATCTTCGCCCGCTCCGTCGCCCGCTACATCCGCGACCGCCTCTGGCACCCGACGCAGAAGTTCCGCGAGCTGTCGGACGGGCGACTGGAGATGACGATGCGGGTGGCGGACACGCTGGAGGTGCGCCGGTGGATCCTGGGCTACGGCGCGCAGGCGGAGGTGGTGGAGCCGCAGAGCTTACGGGAGGCGCTGCGGGCGGAGGCCGATGCCCTGGCGCGGAAGCTGGCCCCTACACGCCTTCCCGCTGCGCCTGCGGTGGTGGCTGTAGGAAGTCGCCTCACGCCTCGTCGAGGCACCGGTGCGAACCGGTGAGGTGATCGTGCCGAAGCGACCCCCAAGAAAGGTGAGACCAGGCCGGACACCGCCGCCACCGTCGGCTACGAGGCGCAGCTGGTGGACCGCATCCACCGCGAGTTGACCGACGAGGAAGTCGCTCGCATGGCCGACACCTATCACGCCCGGCGCGGCGCGAAGGACGCAGGCCCATACGCCGGCGTGCCCGGCTACTGCAAGAGCGCGACGCTGGAAGAGGGGCGGTTCGGCCCTCACCGGCAATCGCTCAGGCATTCAAGCATCAGGCCGACTTGGCGCGCGCGCTCGAGTGTCGCCGAGAAGGCCGCGCCCTCGCCGCCTTGCGCGATGCGCTGCTGCCCAAGCTGATCTCCGGCGAGCTGCGACTGAAGGACGCCGCGGCGGATCGCGGTGCGGATACGCTGAGCGAGCCTTTCGATCAGCCGAGATGGATCCTTTCAATCAGCGGCCTGGTAACCTTGCAATCAGCCGAGGTCTAACGTTACGATCAGCCGATGCCGGCCCGGACACTTTACCCACGCTACGCCGCGCCGCGGCTCGCCGAGGCGCTTGCCGATTCGCCCGCCGTGCTGATCCACGGCCCGCGCCAGTCCGGCAAGACCACGCTCGCCCAGACTGCTGGCAGGCGAGCGGGCTACGCCTACTTTACGTTCGACGATCAGGTCACCCTCGAGGCGGCGACGGACGACCCGGTCGGCTTCGTCGCGAGGCTGCCGCGCCGTGTGATTCTCGACGAGGTACAGCACGTCCCGCACCTCTTCCGGCCGATCAAGGTCGCGATCGACCGGGACCGCGTGCCGGGGCGATTCATCCTCACCGGCTCCACCAACGTGCTCCTGCTTCCGAAGCTCGCCGACTCGCTCGCCGGCCGGATGGCGGTGCTGCGCCTGCATCCCCTGGCGCAGTGCGAGCTGGCGCGTCGCCGGCCGAACTTTCTGGCGCGGCTGTTCGGTAAGGGGTTCGCAGTCGAGCGCTGGGGGCGCCGTGGCGC from the Candidatus Methylomirabilota bacterium genome contains:
- a CDS encoding DUF6569 family protein translates to RDRRFRPGDASLYASLRAKKAAQVSRSVRAGQGHVADQMAVWAHLAERASELEVHSNTGAMRDVYARHEADMAAARQALPPVPGQVGAIVYIAGRWAGLDLLAGPGLFRRTWPRLCAGYVADAIGRKAKPELRPSSRAILTRVGKGEAQAAPAVGMGGEYRVSTADLAVATLVTQQRVAHLMAFPIAP
- a CDS encoding WYL domain-containing protein; the protein is MPRGNQLARQWRLLQMIQRPGGVSIDDAAQELECTARTIWRDLSALQTAGFPLYDDKAADGRRSIWKLEDKFTLGLPVKLTLAETAALVMSRDLLRPAGVGALGSALASAFDKIGRVLSRDAVRVLDQMRETIGVRAVGAKLQAPAAEHVALIEQALHERRRLDMRYYSMSRDEETRRQVDPYHLTVYEGGFYLVGYCHLRKTERIFSVERIRELKRLATRFTVRPGFNAQEYLQHTWGIIKGDIVPVKVIFARSVARYIRDRLWHPTQKFRELSDGRLEMTMRVADTLEVRRWILGYGAQAEVVEPQSLREALRAEADALARKLAPTRLPAAPAVVAVGSRLTPRRGTGANR